CGCCCCCGCGATTCAAAATATGGGCAACTTGGTGACTCGGCTATGGGAGTCTGACTGAGGTCTAATACCAACCGTCCATGACGCGGTGGCGTTACCCCGCAGGATAAAAATCTATTTTCAGAGCAATTCGACATGATCTGCCTACACTTATAGCTGTTGCCAGCTAGCTGAGGACATGGACATTTTGGTGGGGCGACGAAGCCGCCCCACCAAAATATCCTAACCGATATGGCTAGCGCTATATTTCCTTTATCTAGCGAATCAATCCTACATTTGCGAGGGGGAAACTAACGAGAACCCGCTCTTCCCGCCCTTGCCTCAAAAGGGTCTTCAGCCTTACCTATGCTTAGGTTGAGACACCGCGTAAACCGCTGTAGATTGGGCTTTGCCCTTCAGGAAAATGCATCCCATTGAGGTGCAGGAAAAAGCAGATGCAACTTGGTGATAGACAGATTCCGTCAGCAGCACTTGATTGGGTGACGCTGCCGAGGTCAACCGAGACGCGATGTTGACTACATCGCCTAAAATATTGAACTCTCGTCGTCCTCTGGGTTCTCCCACCTCCGCCGCAAAGACCTGATCCATGGCAATTCCAATCCGATATCGAAGGGCGATCGCCGTTTGGGTCGCTGGAAGCGGC
The nucleotide sequence above comes from Synechococcales cyanobacterium T60_A2020_003. Encoded proteins:
- a CDS encoding adenylate/guanylate cyclase domain-containing protein; this encodes MDQVFAAEVGEPRGRREFNILGDVVNIASRLTSAASPNQVLLTESVYHQVASAFSCTSMGCIFLKGKAQSTAVYAVSQPKHR